The Tolypothrix sp. NIES-4075 DNA window GCAAGGCGATCGCCTTGGTATCATTGGTCGTAATGGTGCAGGCAAATCAACTTTATTAAAAATATTGAGCCGTATTACCGAACCAACCACTGGAAGAATTTCCATTTCTGGACGAGTAGCCAGTTTGTTGGAAGTAGGAACAGGTTTTCATGGGGAATTAACTGGACGAGAAAATATTTTTCTCAACGGTGCTATTTTGGGCATGAGCAAAGCTGAGATCGTCAAGAAGTTTGATGAAATTGTCGCTTTTGCAGAAGTAGAGAAGTTTTTAGATACACCAGTCAAGCGTTATTCTTCTGGAATGTACGTGCGTCTAGCCTTTGCAGTCGCTGCCCATCTTGAACCAGAGATTTTAATTGTAGATGAAGTACTGGCAGTGGGAGATATCCGCTTTCAGCAAAAGTGCCTGGGGAAGATGGAAGAGGTTGGTAAAGAAGGACGCACAGTTTTGTTCGTCAGTCACAACATGAGTACGGTGAGCTACTTATGCAGTCGCGGTATTTTGTTAGAATCTGGCACTTTGTACGTAGACAGTGATGCCGAAGAAGCTATCAGAATTTATCTAGATAAGTCTTATAACGTTGCTCAATTGCCTTTAATGGAAAGAAAAGATCGTAGCGGATCTGGAAAAGTAAAATCTGCTAGTTTTAGAGTGTTAAATCAGGAAGGTACAGAAGAAAATACCTTACAATCAGGTAAAAATTATTATTTTGAAATAGGTTATTTAAATTATACAAAAGAACGTATCAGTAACGTTGTAGTCAGCCTTGATTTCTTTGATGACAAAGGTATTCGAGTTCTCTTACTAAGAACTAACTTTACAAATAGTAATCTAACTATAGACGCGGAAAAAGGATATATTATTTGCGGAATCAACAACTTACCTTTAGTTAACAGCTTTTATCGAGTTTCAATATATTTATCACATGCAGATCAAGAATTACTTGATTGGATTGAAGATGCAGCAACTGTAACTGTAGACGGAGGTGATTTTTTTGGTACAGGTAATCCTGGTCTTCCCAATCACTGCAAAATTTTAACTAAGGCTCAGTGGTCTACTGAGATATCTTTTTTCTCTTCTTAGCAAGCTTGATACGTTAATTACAATGAGCGAACAACATCCTTATCGGGCTACGATTCCACCAGTTCCAGAAGGAACACCAAGTCCTCTTTGGTCTGTAATGATTCCTACCTATAATTGTGCAAAGTATTTGCGCGAAACCTTGAAGAGTGTGTTAGCTCAAGATCCTGGTGCTGAAGTCATGCAGATTGAGGTGATTGACGATTGTTCCACCAAAGACGATCCCCAAGCAGTTGTTGAAGAACTCGGTCAGGGACGTGTTGGATTTTATCGGCAACCATATAATGTAGGTCATACGAAAAATTTTGAAACTTGCTTAAAGCGATCGCGCGGAAAATTAATTCATCAGTTGCATGGTGACGATTATGTGCTAGATGGCTTTTATCGCAAAATGCAACGAGCTTTTGAAGATAACCCCGATATTGGTGCTGCTTTCTGCCGCCACATTTTCATGGATGAGCATGGCAATTCGCAAACTATCTCCGAATTAGAACAGCCTGAAAGTGGAGTTCTAAGTAATTTTTTGGAGCGCATTGCCAGCTTTCAACAGATTCAAACGCCATCAATTGTAGTGCGACGAAAAGTATATGAACTACTTGGAGGGTTTGACAGTCGATTATCTTGGACTGAGGATTGGGAAATGTGGGTAAGAATCGCTGCCCGCTTTCCAATTTGGTATGAGATTGAGCCATTAGCAGTTTATCGAAAACATTCAGGATCTAACACTGGACGTTATATGTGTACTGCTGAGAATCTGAGAGATTCACGTAGAGCTATAAATATTTTTCAATCATACCTTCCCCCCTCAAAAGCTAACCAAATAGCCAACAAAGCTAGAGAAAATTGGGCGCTTTACACTCTCTACTTTGTCGTTCCCCAGTACTTAACTGAAGGCAACACATCAGCTGCAACTGCTCAAATTCGAGAAGCACTTAAGTGCAATCATTCATTCAAAGTAATCATGTCACTCTTTAACGTGCTTAAATCTACTGCAAAGCGATGGTTTTTGAAAAAGATACGCCTAACCATGTAGGTAAAACTCAGTGGTTTTTAGTTTAGCTCTTCAGTACCTAACTAAATACGAATTATATGAGAAAATTTTAGAAAATAAAAAGATTAAGCGTAAATCTTGCTCTTCCACCATAAATTATTATTTTACTGACTTTTAGTTCGAGTGAGTTTAGCAAGATTTCGCTGCAATTACTGCAATAAAAAAAAACAATCAATTTCAAATAATTATGTCAGCTTTTGGTATTTTCAAATCTGCTATAAATCAATGGGTTTTGGAAAAGCTACGTTTAATTTATTATAAACTTCTACAAATCAATATATACATTCAGGAATATTATATTCGCCCGATAATTTTACGAAACAGTATCAAACACATTTATGGTTTGACAAAAATAAATTATGCAAATGATGAATTGATAGTGCTTTGTGTTGTTAGAAATGGAGAGTTGTATATAAAATCATTCATTGAACATTACTTCGGATTGGGAGTTAAGCATATAGTTTTTCTGTTTAATGATTCAACTGACAACAGTATTGATATTGCCTCTCAATATGAAAATATCACCATTCTTGAAACAAAATGTCCTTATAAAAAATATGAAACTGTAATGAAGAGGTATTTAGTATATCGTTTTTCTAAAAATAAATGGAATCTTTTTTCAGATATTGACGAACTTTTTGACTATCCTTTTTCTGACTTGATTAACTTAAGCGCTCTCTTAAATTATCTTAATAAGAATAAATATACTGCTGTTGTTTTACAAATGTTGGATTTATTCTCAGATATTAGTTTAGCTAATTTGACAAGCGGAATAAATGATTCTCTTAAAGAGAGATATATATATTACGACATTTCTAATATTCAAAAAGAAACATATCCTTTTGGTGAATTGTTAACTAAAAATATTAATTTACATTGGGGTGGTATTCGTAAAACATTGTTTGGCACTAACAATGGCTTAACAAAAGCAGCCTTAGTTTTTGTTGACAGTAAAATTCATACTTTTGTATACTTTCATCATGTGAAAAATGCGCGAATAGCTGATTTTACAGGTGTTCTTCTACATTATCCATTTACAAATGTTTTTTATCAAAAGGTTAAGGAAGCCGTAGAAACAAAAAGATACCTACAATCAGCGGATCATGAATATAAAATGTATTTGGAAAAATTGCAAAGCGATCCGGATATTAATATAAAACAAGACACTGCTTGTAAATTTGAAGATGTGAACTATTTACTAGAAACTAATTTTTTAGTAGTATCTGATGAATATATTCAATGGGTTAAAGATCGTAGTAATAACAATTCCAGCGAGAAAAAAATAAAAGATATCTAATGAAAACAGCCTTCAGCGTTATTATCTGCACCCATAACCCTAGACGTGATTATCTGGAAAGGGTATTACAAGCACTAAAAAAACAAACTTTACCAACAGATTTATGGGAACTTTTACTCATTGATAATGCCAGCGCTCAACCTCTTTCTGAGGAAATTGATTTAACCTGGCATTCTAAATCTCGTCACATTAGAGAAGAACAATTAGGTTTAACTGCTGCTCGATTACGGGGTATTAAAGAGGCAACAGCTGAAACTTTAATCTTTGTTGATGATGACAACGTTTTAGATCCAGATTATTTAGCAGTCGCTTTAAAAATCAGCAAAGATTTCTCAATCATTGGTGCTTGGGGTGGGCAAGTAATACCTGAATTAGAAGAGGAACCTCCTGAATGGATAAAGCCAGATTTAAAAAATTTCCTACAATCTCTAGCTTGTCGAGAATTTTTTCAAGATAAATGGTCGAATTTGATACATGAATACGAAACAACTCCTTGTGGAGCAGGACTTTGTGTTCGTAAAGATGTTGCCCAGAAGTATCTGGAACTGGTTTGTAACGATCCCAGACGGGTAGATTTGGATCGCAAGGGTAAGCAGTTAATATCTTGTGGAGACTTTGATTTAGCATATACAGCTTGCGATATGGGCTTGGGCACAGGAGAATTTACAT harbors:
- a CDS encoding glycosyltransferase family 2 protein — protein: MSEQHPYRATIPPVPEGTPSPLWSVMIPTYNCAKYLRETLKSVLAQDPGAEVMQIEVIDDCSTKDDPQAVVEELGQGRVGFYRQPYNVGHTKNFETCLKRSRGKLIHQLHGDDYVLDGFYRKMQRAFEDNPDIGAAFCRHIFMDEHGNSQTISELEQPESGVLSNFLERIASFQQIQTPSIVVRRKVYELLGGFDSRLSWTEDWEMWVRIAARFPIWYEIEPLAVYRKHSGSNTGRYMCTAENLRDSRRAINIFQSYLPPSKANQIANKARENWALYTLYFVVPQYLTEGNTSAATAQIREALKCNHSFKVIMSLFNVLKSTAKRWFLKKIRLTM
- a CDS encoding ABC transporter ATP-binding protein, giving the protein MSDTVIQVENLSKKYIIGHQQQEKHSTLRDALVYGAKSLGSKLLNFSTYKDLSPTSEDFWALKDISFEIKQGDRLGIIGRNGAGKSTLLKILSRITEPTTGRISISGRVASLLEVGTGFHGELTGRENIFLNGAILGMSKAEIVKKFDEIVAFAEVEKFLDTPVKRYSSGMYVRLAFAVAAHLEPEILIVDEVLAVGDIRFQQKCLGKMEEVGKEGRTVLFVSHNMSTVSYLCSRGILLESGTLYVDSDAEEAIRIYLDKSYNVAQLPLMERKDRSGSGKVKSASFRVLNQEGTEENTLQSGKNYYFEIGYLNYTKERISNVVVSLDFFDDKGIRVLLLRTNFTNSNLTIDAEKGYIICGINNLPLVNSFYRVSIYLSHADQELLDWIEDAATVTVDGGDFFGTGNPGLPNHCKILTKAQWSTEISFFSS
- a CDS encoding glycosyltransferase, producing MKTAFSVIICTHNPRRDYLERVLQALKKQTLPTDLWELLLIDNASAQPLSEEIDLTWHSKSRHIREEQLGLTAARLRGIKEATAETLIFVDDDNVLDPDYLAVALKISKDFSIIGAWGGQVIPELEEEPPEWIKPDLKNFLQSLACREFFQDKWSNLIHEYETTPCGAGLCVRKDVAQKYLELVCNDPRRVDLDRKGKQLISCGDFDLAYTACDMGLGTGEFTSLKLTHLIPSNRLEEDYLVRLTEGIHYSKIILEYLRGKLPPQPNMRSSKIYLLYLRLRYGARRCRFYAARQKGIRQALQEISNWQNQASA
- a CDS encoding glycosyltransferase family 2 protein, which produces MSAFGIFKSAINQWVLEKLRLIYYKLLQINIYIQEYYIRPIILRNSIKHIYGLTKINYANDELIVLCVVRNGELYIKSFIEHYFGLGVKHIVFLFNDSTDNSIDIASQYENITILETKCPYKKYETVMKRYLVYRFSKNKWNLFSDIDELFDYPFSDLINLSALLNYLNKNKYTAVVLQMLDLFSDISLANLTSGINDSLKERYIYYDISNIQKETYPFGELLTKNINLHWGGIRKTLFGTNNGLTKAALVFVDSKIHTFVYFHHVKNARIADFTGVLLHYPFTNVFYQKVKEAVETKRYLQSADHEYKMYLEKLQSDPDINIKQDTACKFEDVNYLLETNFLVVSDEYIQWVKDRSNNNSSEKKIKDI